GTGCCATCCTATGCCAACTACTCGTAAATTTGTTTCCAATCCAATACTTGCAATACTTGGAAGTATGACTCCAAGTACCTAATAACACATAGTGTATTATATTCTCATTAGACTGTGCGATTATGCTCAAacactaaaataaacatatttatttacatattgaaatattataattattgttttagcaTACGGAGCATATGGTGGTTTTTTTGTACCTTTTAATCAAACAATTTCGCATAGTATATCTAATATAAGTAATAGACTTACactacacataagtactgttttactttgtttaattatgttctaactaaatgttataatgtatatagctgtaagtgatctataaataaataaaataaaataagtatctgtATTCTGTACTTCATGTGCCATTCTATCCCGACAGTTTTAAATCACCATGTCCAAACCATATCCTCACCGGCGTAACCTATTTCCAAATATCTATCCCAGGTTGTTTGTAGTTTgtacactaaaaataaatatagtaaataacttcctatattatgttgaatattaaatatctttatttttgtacttCATGTGCCGTCCCATGAAACTAGCAGTAGCACAGTATTAATCTGCTTAATCTGTTCTGCTATGCTCTCGAAgaggtataaattatacataactaTAAGCTTGTACtagttactattatttttcttttaaatagatTTATATTCACCAAATTAGGAGTGCTAATTATGTTagctattagtttttatattatatatttgttatttattttgtatttgttactgtggtgtccctttataataaacgtttctttctttctttctaatttagGGAGAGGGCATAGCGacaataatattactttaaaaaggTGTGGCTAACCATAATTGATAGTAATAATTGAATGCTAAACTTTCCACTGAGGTGAGcggagacaatggaattccactttCTATTATGATACATTTGTTTAACTTTCTCAAACATATATGATCACTGATTTAGATGGTTTGATGTACTTGCCTACTTACTTTTGGCATTTGTTTAAAAACTCTGTtgatattcattcattcttttgaTATGTTTAAACTATTATATATTGCAGCATACTTTTCTCAATTCTTGTCACTACCCAAAAATTATTACTGGGAGAGTAGTTAAAAAAGATGTTTGAGATTAAAGattaatttattcaacataatcgaaccacaaaaaaaaaagagttttcatctcgagctcctctgtgcttcggaaggcatgttaagccattggtcccggctgcattagcagttgataataaccatcaatctgcactggccccgcgtgatggtttattgcccgatctccctatcactctgtagggaaggcccgtgctccagcagtgggaacgttaatgggctgatgatgatgatgaatcgaaaataattataaaattccacttcCAATTATAAAAACCAACGTCTCATTTCCACtagtacattatttattaattatagctGAAGACACTGTTCATGTATTACTTTAGTTGGCGTCACAGATTCTACTCTCACACTTATGTTATTTtcgttaattatttttatttatttctttagtaCGTATGATGTAGAGCAGCATAACCTCAACATTTGCACGATGATGAATCCTGTGTGATATTCCTTCTTGATCGTCAGAACTGAAAAGAGATTGTTAATTTGAATAACATTATCTGCatcacatatttgaaatgtcgtTATCAAGTAACTGGCTTTTTAAATAGCCAACATGGTTCAGTAGTTTCTTCTATTTACTAAAAAGGGTTAGTACCTATATGATATGAGCTAATTTTGAAGATGTCACTTATCttgtaacattatattattgttaatgAGTCTGATAGCAAGCACTTACCGAACTCCTGGAATGCCGTGCGCACTGGGTTTGCCGGGCCCGGCGTATGTCTTCAGAAGGTTTGCCTACTCATATAACACAATCTTAGTTATCCCGGGGCTGCACTCCAGCAAGTATTTTcttcacacttctcttgtttccgtAACAAAAGAATAACATCACACACGACGAGATAATTTTGAAGACGTTACTGGTGTATGCGATATGCAACTGCCTTCAGAGCAATGTGTCAACAACTTTTCAATTGACAAGAAGATTTCATTCATTAGATCGTCCATAATGAAATTAGCGCTGATTGTGGCGCCATCGGAGAAACGGAAAAAATGCAAACTATCATGACtcgtaaaaaatacaaataatgcaAAGAAAATCAATCCAGATTCCAGAAATATATTTTCGTAGGAAAATCTGTTCCATTACGGAACATGCCGCTCACCTTAAAAGTACGTAGGatcttttaacaaattgaatgaACGGAAGCCACGaactttaggtacctacatgcctACATTAATCTacgtgaaattaaaataaataaaagaaacatgcTTACATACgtgaaattaaaactaagttATTAGTATTTAAACTCTCTAAGAAATAGGAAGAGGACAAATCTTTACAACTGGTCGCttaataaaattactaccaaCTTGTAAAGTTACAACGCGCGTTATCCCGTCTGATCCAGGATGGACAGCATGCACACGCGCCAGTCTCCACTGGAGAGGCGGCGAATTGTCGTCACAAATTACAACAATACTGTCTACACTAACAGGAGACCCGCGGCCTTTAAACCATTTGTTCTGTTGTTGAATTTCGTGTAAATATTCACGACTCCATCGCCTCCAAAAATGCTGAATGGACTGTTGGATTAAACGCCACCGAACGAGACGACTAGGATTCGTTTCCTCTAATGAAACGTCAGGGATAGCCGTCAGCGGCTCaccgataagaaaatgagatGGAGTAAGTGGAAGGGCATCCTTCGCATCGGCACTCAACACACAGAGCGGGCGAGAGTTAAGTATCGCCTCAATTTGGCATAAATAAGTGTGCATCTCATCGTAAGTTAACGTGCGATTACCTATTACTCGATGAAGGTGGTGTTTGAAGCTTTTAACACCAGCTTCGAAAAGTCCGCCAAAATGGCTCGCATAAGGTGGCTGAAAATGCCACGTTATACCTTGctcaagtattttattattgagcGTACTTTGAATCTTATCAGTTCGTAAAAAGTTATATAACTCCTGTAAATATCTGTCACAACCTACAAAATTTCTACCGCAGTCCGAGTAAATATCTTTACATAAACCTCGGCGCGATGTAAAACGTCGTAATGAAGCTAGAAAAGCCTCAGTGGAAAGCTCCGACACTAGTTCAAGGTGTATAGCCttcacacacatacaaacaaaCACGGCCACATAACATTTAGTTATCTTGGCATTACGCACTTTGTTTGCGCGAACATAAAAGGGTCCGGCGAAGTCCACTGAGGTTTTTAAGAAAGGACGTTCCGGACGTAATCGTGTCGCGGGGAGCGTAGCCATCGAAGGCTGTGAGCGCGGCGGTCGCGCGCGGAAACAACGGACACAACGATGTATGCGAGACCGAACGACGTTCCGACTAGATAATATCCAGTACCTCTGTAATAATAGGTGCAGCGTGCTTTGTGCACCTGAATGCATGTTAGATATGTGTGCGTCatcaataattaaaattgtaagtGGATGGTTCTTAGGTAAAATGACTTGATGTTTCGAGTCAAATGGTAAAAGTGACTTATGAATACGTCCGCCTACACGAAGGAATTCACTTTTATCAACGAAAGGATTTAATCTCCTTACTTTATCGGAAGCCTCTTTACCGTTTAATAATTTTTTAATGTCTTCACTAAAAACAGAATGTTGTACAAGAAAAATAAGTCGATTTAGGGTAAAATTGTATTCTGGCACTGTAATATGCGAAGGAAATGTAGTTTTCggatttttgattttttcaaTAAATCGAAATATTAACGCCGTAACTCGTACTAGTTTACCGAGAGAAGAAAAACGCGAAATAATTTCTACTGCATCGGGCGGAGTAGAAGAAAGAGACGGATTGGATACAATCACAACACTACGTTTTTCTTCTTCAGTATGTATCTTCTCATGAAGTACAGGCCAGACACTCTCCTCCTCGTGTAGCCACTGTGGGCCGTGAAACCACAAATCATGCTCTAAAAATGAAGCAGGTAACATGCCTCGCGAAGCCGCGTCGGCAGGGTTGTCTGCGGAAGGTACGTGGCGCCAGTGTACCGTAGGTACAGCTTGTAATATTTCCGTAATACGATTGGAAACGAAGGTTTTCCACTCATGAGGGGCGGCACGTAACCATGAAAGTACGATTGTGGAATCGGACCACGCAAACAATTGATCAGGCGAAATAAGCTCAACGTAGGTATGTAAAACCTTTTGCATAATTTTTGCTAATAATAATGCCGCCATCAGCTCTAAACGTGGTATCGAAATACGTTTAGTAGGAGCAACTCGTGTTTTTGCTAGTAACAATGAAATATCTACCTCTCCTTCCTCATTTTGTACGCGCAAGTAGATACAAGCGGCGTACGCCCGCTCAGATGCGTCGGAAAAGCCGTGAAGCTGTATAAGGCGGTTTTTAGAAAACACATGACGCGGAAAAGAAACTTGAGTTAAAAGTGGAAGTTCACTAACAAAAGTAGACCAAGAATTAACGATTTCTTGTGGTGGGGTTTCATCCCAATCCACGCGTGCAATCCATAAAAGTTGTATTAAATGTTTTGCAAAAAGAGTGACAGGGGATAAAAGCCCGAGTGGGTCGTAAATTCTTGCAATTTCCGATAGAATCGAACGCTTCGTACAAATTTCACTGTTTGTTTTGACACTAAAGGCAAAAGCATCATTTTTAGGATGCCATTGGAGACccaaaactttaatttttttatcattctccATCTCTGCGAATAGGACGCTATCGCGCCGCTCACCGTCAGAACAATCAGGCCTAGCTGCAGCCAGAATGGCCGCGGAATTGCTATGCCATTTATGAAGCTCGAAGCCTGCTGTCCGGCAGATGTCCACTAGCTCTCTCTGCAACGTAAGTGCACCAGCCTCACTGTTGTCGCCCGAAACCACATCGTCAACGAAAACATCGCTCTGCAACACTCGCGCAGCGCGAGGGAAGCGAGCCGCCTCGTCTTGGGCGAGCTGCTGCATGGTGCGTAGTGCAAGGTACGGTGAAGAGCTTACACCAAACGTTACCGTTTTAAGACGGTAATCACGCAGTGGATCTTGAGGAGATGAGCGCCATACTATACGTTGGAAATCCCTGTCTTGCTCCCGAATTAAAATGTTGCGATACATTTGTTTGATGTCCGCGGTAAAAACAATAGAATGAATGCGAAACTTTAATAAGACATCGACAATGTCTAAATGAAGCTTTTGTCcgactaataaaatatcattcaaGGAATTTCCTTGGGTAGTCTTGCAACTTGCATCATAGACTACTCTGGTTTTTGTGGTTTCACTCGATTGGTTGACCACGGCGTGGTGCGGAATATAGTACGAGCTCGATACAGCTGCTTGACTATCCACAGACTCCATATGATCGAGATCAATATACTCTTGGAGGCAAGCGTGGTAATCGCGTTTGAGCTGCGGATTGCGTTCGAGTTTGCACTCCAATTTACGGAACCTAGCAACAGCAATATCCCGGGATTCGCCGAGTGGCGGTGCGTCGGGTTTAAACGGCAGCGCCACCACGTACCGTCCGGAATCATCACGTATGTGTGTATCATTATAAATTTTCTCACACAAAAGTTCGTCAGGAGTGAGAGACTTTTGTTCTGAAACTGATTCCAGTTCCCAAAAGCGCTTAAGGTCAAAGTCCTCGGAGAAGGAGCTGTGACACGCATGAATAGGGGTTGAAATCGAAACTGAATCG
The Pectinophora gossypiella chromosome 9, ilPecGoss1.1, whole genome shotgun sequence genome window above contains:
- the LOC126369487 gene encoding uncharacterized protein LOC126369487; translation: MSDDEIVKESRVSENIPFSKSNLSYQQDVFEREVILDDLKRTLQFATTDEQKFRSRTIDINSHQKKFSKLQTKIEKYLMLNNLFNKEEQIKIRNDFDDYYHAIITHSNKLKRADEQCRRASSLPLIQLKKSNTNAKLPKLSLPTFSGNYADWNSYRDLYDSLVHCNTDYTNVEKFRYLLLTLKYEPYNLIKSISITEDNYQGAYDILIKRYDNKRKIATHHLEKILDIEPCNDKNINSLRIFLNTYHEHIKALEALNFDFQNNLEWSFIIVTILLRKIPISFRREFERKLPLHTSIPAVESLITFLEHELAACEISNPNCGQFTKTASDNLNSKQFRSGSASSGANMMNKSFAHKRTFAAGFTPQNIESAYSASNIESNIQGAKAYSCLLCDAQHTLTKCSKFLNLTPSERYSFIQEKNVCFNCLHVGHDVRHCKSSFVCRSCKKRHHTLLHFESNKQSLSCMNEPGSLTQGGSLNDNNSISLSPNKNVYASSSDTSIMKTSDSGQVAMTSSVVGDRSRAISSKAPFVRTGTVLLSTALVDVCVNNTKRSTVRCLIDTGSQVSFISEACVQRLNIAKKHVNFPPVFGINEDKPVHPKGAVFFQVAPRNKSSPIVNINALVLPKLMTTNMPACPLPSTGWSHIENLTLADPEFYTPQPVEVLLGADVLSEILLYNTITGLPGSPIAMNSIFGYLLLGKIDFDSVSISTPIHACHSSFSEDFDLKRFWELESVSEQKSLTPDELLCEKIYNDTHIRDDSGRYVVALPFKPDAPPLGESRDIAVARFRKLECKLERNPQLKRDYHACLQEYIDLDHMESVDSQAAVSSSYYIPHHAVVNQSSETTKTRVVYDASCKTTQGNSLNDILLVGQKLHLDIVDVLLKFRIHSIVFTADIKQMYRNILIREQDRDFQRIVWRSSPQDPLRDYRLKTVTFGVSSSPYLALRTMQQLAQDEAARFPRAARVLQSDVFVDDVVSGDNSEAGALTLQRELVDICRTAGFELHKWHSNSAAILAAARPDCSDGERRDSVLFAEMENDKKIKVLGLQWHPKNDAFAFSVKTNSEICTKRSILSEIARIYDPLGLLSPVTLFAKHLIQLLWIARVDWDETPPQEIVNSWSTFVSELPLLTQVSFPRHVFSKNRLIQLHGFSDASERAYAACIYLRVQNEEGEVDISLLLAKTRVAPTKRISIPRLELMAALLLAKIMQKVLHTYVELISPDQLFAWSDSTIVLSWLRAAPHEWKTFVSNRITEILQAVPTVHWRHVPSADNPADAASRGMLPASFLEHDLWFHGPQWLHEEESVWPVLHEKIHTEEEKRSVVIVSNPSLSSTPPDAVEIISRFSSLGKLVRVTALIFRFIEKIKNPKTTFPSHITVPEYNFTLNRLIFLVQHSVFSEDIKKLLNGKEASDKVRRLNPFVDKSEFLRVGGRIHKSLLPFDSKHQVILPKNHPLTILIIDDAHISNMHSGAQSTLHLLLQRYWILSSRNVVRSRIHRCVRCFRARPPRSQPSMATLPATRLRPERPFLKTSVDFAGPFYVRANKVRNAKITKCYVAVFVCMCVKAIHLELVSELSTEAFLASLRRFTSRRGLCKDIYSDCGRNFVGCDRYLQELYNFLRTDKIQSTLNNKILEQGITWHFQPPYASHFGGLFEAGVKSFKHHLHRVIGNRTLTYDEMHTYLCQIEAILNSRPLCVLSADAKDALPLTPSHFLIGEPLTAIPDVSLEETNPSRLVRWRLIQQSIQHFWRRWSREYLHEIQQQNKWFKGRGSPVSVDSIVVICDDNSPPLQWRLARVHAVHPGSDGITRVVTLQVGSNFIKRPVVKICPLPIS